The following coding sequences are from one Planctomycetota bacterium window:
- the rnhA gene encoding ribonuclease HI, with product MIEVYFDGLCEPNPGGVATYGFVVRRDGRILHDGHGLACPPRTPQCTNNVAEYTGLVKALEYLATQDVQEPVLVRGDSELVLRQLTGAYKVKSPLLAPLYERVRELASRFPSIRFEHVPRESNAEADRLTRLAFAEYAGRSLPPPTTDRMMVDLVFAAPRDRVAAALREAGFAAETEPVPGGTRVQCELPLQPEALRPLLALKRRLEGLP from the coding sequence ATGATCGAGGTCTACTTCGACGGACTCTGCGAACCCAACCCCGGCGGCGTGGCCACCTACGGATTCGTGGTCCGCCGGGACGGCCGCATCCTCCACGACGGCCACGGACTGGCCTGCCCGCCTCGCACCCCCCAGTGCACCAACAACGTGGCCGAATACACCGGTCTCGTCAAAGCCCTCGAATACCTGGCGACCCAGGACGTCCAGGAGCCCGTCCTCGTCCGGGGCGACAGCGAACTCGTCCTGCGGCAGCTCACGGGGGCCTACAAAGTCAAATCCCCCCTCCTCGCTCCGCTCTACGAGCGCGTCCGGGAGCTTGCGTCGCGGTTCCCCTCGATCCGCTTCGAACACGTGCCGCGCGAATCCAACGCCGAGGCGGACCGCCTGACGCGCCTGGCCTTCGCGGAATACGCCGGCCGGTCCCTCCCCCCGCCCACGACCGACCGCATGATGGTGGACCTCGTCTTCGCCGCCCCGCGGGACCGCGTGGCCGCCGCGCTCCGCGAAGCCGGATTCGCCGCCGAGACCGAACCCGTGCCGGGCGGAACCCGCGTGCAGTGCGAACTTCCCCTTCAGCCCGAAGCGCTCCGGCCGCTGCTGGCCCTCAAGCGCCGGCTTGAGGGACTCCCCTAG
- a CDS encoding PTS sugar transporter subunit IIA, whose product MRLTRYLKPAQIRLELRTTTPPEIPEGWSRERFVWSVKERVLAEIAELLAASGKVGNERKFYQDLLNRERKASTAIGGGLAIPHVRTLQAKDFILAFARSTPGVEFDAPDGAPVHFFFGVVAPPHDDRLYLEVYRRIGEVFGTPDRKEALGRAADEHEAIRILSAFGE is encoded by the coding sequence ATGCGTCTGACGCGCTACCTCAAGCCCGCCCAGATCCGCCTGGAGCTTCGGACCACCACGCCGCCCGAGATTCCCGAGGGCTGGTCGCGCGAGCGCTTCGTGTGGTCGGTCAAAGAGAGGGTGCTCGCGGAGATCGCGGAGCTTCTGGCCGCCTCGGGGAAGGTGGGCAACGAGCGCAAGTTCTACCAGGACCTTCTCAACCGCGAGCGGAAGGCTTCGACGGCGATCGGCGGCGGGCTGGCGATCCCCCACGTGCGGACGCTTCAGGCCAAGGACTTCATCCTGGCGTTCGCCCGGTCCACTCCCGGCGTGGAATTCGACGCCCCGGACGGCGCGCCGGTCCACTTCTTCTTCGGCGTGGTGGCGCCGCCGCACGACGACCGGCTGTACCTCGAGGTGTACCGGCGGATCGGGGAAGTCTTCGGGACGCCGGACCGCAAGGAAGCCCTGGGGCGGGCCGCCGACGAGCACGAAGCGATTCGGATCCTGAGCGCCTTCGGCGAGTAG